The following coding sequences are from one Halobacteria archaeon AArc-dxtr1 window:
- a CDS encoding WbqC family protein, translating into MRQPSDRSDLTDLDEHCRRTALPHDSHHSEHADATDARNFPSTSAERGPQNASQTPIVPETDPNRSGIASPETGPVNAAVSDTETVTVAAHQPNYLPWLGYLHKLHRCDVFVLLDDVEYTSGSWINRNRIKTPDGWTWLTVPVRDTGGPIADVTIADDTGWRADHRKSFQQNYGKAAAFEEFEERFADVYEREWESLYALNTELLRRLVDRLGIDCTFVRSSDIGVDATDCKRIVELCRAVGADRYLSGTGARSYLEQDRFDEAGIDLAYQSLDHPEYEQRFDDFVPELSAVDAVLNLGADRTMELVESLDDR; encoded by the coding sequence ATGAGACAACCATCCGACCGATCCGACCTGACCGATCTGGACGAGCACTGCCGACGAACAGCGTTGCCACACGACTCGCATCACTCCGAGCACGCCGACGCAACCGATGCCCGAAACTTTCCATCCACGTCGGCCGAGCGCGGGCCACAAAATGCCAGTCAGACGCCGATAGTCCCCGAAACGGATCCGAACCGGTCTGGTATTGCGTCGCCCGAGACGGGGCCGGTAAACGCCGCTGTCTCTGACACCGAGACGGTCACTGTGGCGGCCCATCAGCCCAACTACTTGCCGTGGCTCGGCTACCTCCACAAGCTCCACCGCTGTGACGTCTTCGTCCTCTTAGACGACGTCGAGTACACGAGCGGTTCCTGGATCAACCGAAACCGCATCAAGACGCCCGACGGCTGGACGTGGCTCACCGTCCCGGTCAGAGACACCGGCGGTCCCATCGCCGACGTCACGATCGCCGACGATACCGGCTGGCGAGCGGACCATCGCAAGAGCTTCCAGCAAAACTACGGTAAGGCGGCCGCCTTCGAGGAGTTCGAGGAGCGCTTCGCGGACGTGTACGAGCGAGAGTGGGAGTCGCTGTACGCGCTCAACACCGAACTCCTCCGTCGGCTCGTCGACCGGCTCGGGATCGACTGTACGTTCGTCAGGTCGTCCGATATCGGTGTCGACGCCACCGACTGCAAGCGGATCGTCGAACTCTGTCGCGCCGTCGGCGCAGACCGGTACCTCTCAGGAACTGGCGCACGATCCTACCTCGAACAGGATCGCTTCGACGAGGCGGGGATCGATCTGGCGTACCAATCTCTCGATCATCCAGAATACGAACAGCGGTTCGACGACTTCGTCCCGGAGCTGTCGGCTGTCGATGCTGTGCTCAATCTCGGCGCCGACCGGACGATGGAGCTCGTCGAATCGCTCGACGACCGCTAA
- a CDS encoding magnesium transporter, giving the protein MSVRGDFWSIYRETIPILFVALGGGLFAGLVLEGILESVERFPGLLVMVPVFLATRGNVYGALGGRIASGLHQGLIEPRFEWDERLVNAVAASFINGIGISIVIGVVTWLALLILGWEPAALYELVGIMLIAGVLTSVVLIFGLLALIFAGYKHGYDPDNLVGPIVTTLGDIFGMLFMLFAIGFVEVLV; this is encoded by the coding sequence ATGAGCGTCCGCGGCGACTTTTGGTCGATCTACCGTGAGACGATACCCATCCTGTTCGTTGCCCTCGGCGGCGGTCTCTTCGCCGGGTTGGTGCTCGAAGGAATCCTCGAGAGCGTCGAGCGATTTCCGGGGCTGCTCGTGATGGTCCCGGTGTTCCTCGCTACCCGGGGCAACGTCTACGGCGCCCTCGGGGGCCGGATCGCGAGTGGACTCCACCAAGGGTTGATCGAACCGCGCTTCGAGTGGGACGAACGACTCGTCAACGCGGTGGCTGCCTCGTTTATCAACGGCATCGGTATCTCGATCGTGATCGGCGTCGTCACGTGGCTGGCGCTGTTGATTCTCGGGTGGGAGCCCGCCGCACTCTACGAACTGGTCGGCATCATGCTGATCGCCGGCGTCCTGACATCGGTCGTCTTGATCTTCGGCTTGCTCGCGCTCATCTTCGCCGGCTACAAGCACGGCTACGATCCCGACAACCTCGTCGGGCCCATCGTGACGACGCTCGGTGATATCTTCGGGATGCTGTTCATGCTGTTCGCCATCGGCTTCGTGGAGGTGCTCGTCTGA
- a CDS encoding magnesium transporter: MVVPQGSLGTWEWKSIVGNMFPLLVILSIIVLWAGITLEGAEEMLEEFAILAVMVPTMVDMGGNLGAILSSRLSTRFHLGTTELDPRDRVLWANVGAILALAATIFTALGIGAYLLGVLFFDTAIELGTLLFISLVSGMSVAVIAIVFSFAATYGSYRLGIDPDDTTIPIVTNVVDVFGMVIFIGVSAVVLEFDLPAPF; the protein is encoded by the coding sequence ATGGTCGTTCCACAGGGCTCGCTTGGCACCTGGGAGTGGAAGTCGATCGTCGGCAACATGTTCCCGCTGCTCGTGATCCTCTCGATCATCGTCCTCTGGGCCGGGATCACCCTCGAGGGCGCCGAAGAGATGTTAGAGGAGTTCGCGATCCTCGCCGTGATGGTGCCGACGATGGTCGACATGGGCGGCAACTTAGGCGCGATCTTGAGTTCGCGGCTATCGACGCGGTTTCACCTCGGGACGACGGAACTCGATCCCCGAGATCGAGTGCTGTGGGCGAACGTCGGCGCGATCCTGGCGCTCGCGGCGACGATCTTTACCGCACTGGGGATCGGTGCCTACCTGCTCGGCGTCCTCTTTTTCGACACCGCGATCGAACTCGGAACGCTGCTTTTCATCTCGCTGGTCAGCGGGATGTCGGTGGCCGTGATCGCGATCGTCTTCAGCTTCGCGGCGACCTACGGCTCCTACCGATTGGGGATCGATCCCGACGACACGACGATCCCGATCGTCACGAACGTCGTCGACGTCTTTGGGATGGTCATCTTTATCGGCGTCTCGGCGGTGGTACTGGAGTTCGATCTTCCGGCACCGTTCTGA
- a CDS encoding YccF domain-containing protein: protein MAGNSPNLLVRAIWFVFVGWWLTGLLLSIAWLLNLTIVGLPLGIALINKAPYALTLKHLATRDDIDGVAVDSSGTSPPLVLRGLYFVFVGWWASGLLMLVAYLVSLTVIGLPIGIMLFNYLPYVTSLKKHN, encoded by the coding sequence ATGGCTGGTAACAGCCCGAATCTGCTCGTCCGGGCGATCTGGTTCGTCTTCGTCGGCTGGTGGCTCACTGGCCTTCTGCTCTCGATCGCCTGGCTGCTCAACCTCACCATCGTCGGCCTCCCGCTCGGAATTGCGCTGATCAACAAGGCACCGTACGCCTTGACGCTCAAACACCTCGCGACACGAGACGACATCGACGGGGTCGCGGTCGACAGTAGCGGAACCTCTCCACCGCTCGTCCTCCGTGGGCTCTATTTCGTGTTCGTGGGGTGGTGGGCGAGTGGACTCCTCATGCTCGTCGCCTACCTGGTTAGCCTCACCGTCATCGGGCTCCCGATCGGCATCATGCTGTTCAACTACCTCCCGTACGTGACCTCGCTGAAAAAACACAACTGA
- a CDS encoding potassium channel protein produces MDPFEGEPSATTVEYEPVSVKDVLVEMKDTAELLVDLSYSAVLHHNEELAREVLRLEARMDVLELRARMSLMMAARSPDDAEQLAPVLGIVAATGTISDAAGDIAKVVLDDIRLPEAMRAALPEAVETLVRGVIVDDSAYADRTLGEIDLESETGVRVIALRRGDEWLLNPGPETTPRADDVAFLRGPEPGIGDVYERLTSVTYEPPTAESPEIEDLERAVDTIVHMKNLSELAVDLAYSSILFDSEELAEEVRNLEVEVDAMESRFEAWTLRAAADAEDPIALRGLIHLGSATEVISDAAVDISEGVLRDIAVHPVVEMAVSESDEILTRIELASDSELAGTTITAGVPDVDPTMSVIAIRRPEEGWLLVADADANLQPGDVLIAKGTRTAAAAFEELAAVG; encoded by the coding sequence ATGGATCCGTTTGAGGGCGAACCGTCGGCGACGACGGTCGAGTACGAGCCCGTCAGCGTGAAGGACGTGTTGGTGGAGATGAAAGATACCGCCGAGTTGCTGGTCGATCTCTCGTACTCGGCAGTGCTCCACCACAACGAGGAGCTGGCCCGGGAGGTGCTCCGGCTCGAAGCCCGGATGGACGTCCTCGAACTGCGAGCGCGGATGAGCCTGATGATGGCCGCCCGCAGCCCCGACGACGCGGAGCAACTCGCCCCTGTCCTCGGTATCGTCGCCGCAACCGGCACGATTAGCGACGCCGCCGGCGACATCGCCAAGGTGGTTCTGGACGACATTCGGCTTCCGGAGGCGATGCGCGCTGCTCTCCCCGAGGCCGTCGAGACGCTCGTTCGGGGCGTCATCGTCGACGATTCGGCGTACGCAGACCGAACACTCGGCGAGATCGACCTTGAGTCTGAGACCGGCGTCAGGGTTATCGCCCTCCGCCGCGGCGACGAGTGGCTGCTCAACCCCGGCCCGGAGACGACTCCCCGAGCCGACGACGTCGCCTTCCTCCGCGGCCCCGAGCCCGGAATCGGCGACGTCTACGAGCGCTTGACCAGTGTCACCTACGAACCCCCGACCGCCGAGAGCCCCGAAATCGAGGATCTCGAACGGGCAGTCGACACGATCGTCCACATGAAAAACCTCTCCGAACTGGCGGTCGATCTGGCCTACAGCAGCATTCTCTTCGACAGCGAGGAGTTAGCCGAGGAGGTTCGCAATCTGGAAGTCGAGGTCGACGCGATGGAGTCGCGGTTCGAGGCCTGGACGCTACGGGCGGCTGCCGACGCTGAAGATCCGATCGCTCTCCGTGGGCTCATCCACCTCGGAAGCGCCACAGAAGTCATCAGCGACGCCGCAGTCGACATTAGCGAGGGTGTCCTCCGGGATATCGCAGTCCATCCGGTCGTCGAGATGGCGGTCTCAGAGAGTGACGAGATTCTCACCCGGATCGAACTCGCGTCGGACAGCGAACTCGCGGGAACGACGATCACCGCTGGCGTCCCGGACGTCGACCCGACGATGTCGGTCATCGCCATCCGTCGACCCGAGGAGGGGTGGTTGCTCGTCGCCGACGCAGACGCCAACCTCCAGCCCGGCGACGTCCTGATCGCGAAGGGGACCCGGACGGCCGCTGCTGCCTTCGAAGAGCTGGCTGCGGTCGGATAA